The following proteins are encoded in a genomic region of Ctenopharyngodon idella isolate HZGC_01 chromosome 12, HZGC01, whole genome shotgun sequence:
- the foxk2a gene encoding forkhead box protein K2 — protein sequence MAVSGMSGSVVARLEGREFEYLMKKRSVTIGRNSSQGSVDVSMGHSSFISRRHLEIFSAGEDGTGSGDFYLRCLGKNGVFVDGVFQRRGAPPLQLPRMCTFRFPSTNIKITFTALSSDKRERRNAPESPVKAVQPQISPLTINIPDNIAHLMSPLPSPTGTISAANSCPSSPRGAGLSSYKMGRGLTADLINENSQSENDKEASGGDSPKDDSKPPYSYAQLIVQAITMAPDKQLTLNGIYTHITKNYPYYRTADKGWQNSIRHNLSLNRYFIKVPRSQEEPGKGSFWRIDPSSEGKLIEQAFRKRRPRGVPCFRTPLGPLSSRSAPASPNHTGALSAHSSGVQTPDSLSREGSPVPMDPDPTPAPAPAIQPKLAVIQEACFAQNAPGSPLNTQPVLITVQRQLPQTIKPVTYAVATPVSAAASQQPVMQTLHVVHQIPAVSMAAVTGLSTSNTHVAEPVFTQSSIVTAGAHENGEHQEVKVKVEPVPAITASSIGGTARILQTSQSGPIQTVTIVGQHQLPVKAITQNGTHVVTAVQGSGSTASPLHMLATHASASASLPTKRQNGEQAEQPDAKRVKTEAVPVTAERDKQTDTD from the exons ATGGCGGTGAGCGGGATGTCAGGCTCGGTTGTCGCCCGGCTCGAGGGCCGAGAGTTCGAGTATCTGATGAAGAAGCGCTCGGTCACCATCGGTCGGAATTCGTCACAAGGCTCCGTGGACGTGAGCATGGGCCACTCGAGCTTTATTTCACGGAGGCACCTCGAGATTTTCTCCGCCGGCGAGGATGGAACGGGAAGCGGAGATTTCTATCTTCGATGCCTCGGCAAAAACGGGGTGTTCGTGGACGGGGTGTTCCAGAGGCGAGGGGCGCCTCCTCTGCAGCTTCCCCGCAT GTGCACTTTCCGGTTTCCCAGCACAAATATCAAAATTACATTCACGGCCTTGTCCAGTGACAAGAGAGAGCGCAGGAACGCCCCGGAGTCTCCTGTGAAAGCGGTCCAACCCCAGATCTCGCCGCTGACCATCAACATTCCCGACAACATCGCCCACCTGATGAGTCCACTCCCATCTCCGACCGGCACAATCAG CGCTGCCAACTCATGTCCGTCAAGTCCGCGAGGGGCGGGGCTTTCCAGCTACAAAATGGGTCGCGGCCTCACAGCGGATCTCATCAATGAAAACTCCCAATCCGAGAACGACAAGGAAGCTTCCGGAGGAGACAGTCCGAAA GACGACTCCAAGCCTCCGTACTCGTACGCACAGCTCATTGTTCAGGCTATCACAATGGCTCCAGACAAGCAACTAACACTGAATGGAATATATACCCACATTACTAAGAATTATCCATATTACAGGACGGCAGACAAGGGCTGGCAA AACTCGATTCGTCACAATCTGTCCTTAAACCGCTATTTCATCAAAGTGCCCAGATCTCAGGAGGAGCCGGGCAAAGGCTCGTTCTGGAGGATCGACCCCTCGTCCGAGGGAAAGCTGATCGAACAAGCTTTCCGGAAGCGCCGGCCGCGCGGCGTTCCCTGCTTTAGGACTCCGCTCGGCCCGCTCTCATCCAG GAGCGCTCCAGCATCTCCTAACCACACCGGGGCGCTGTCGGCCCACTCCAGCGGCGTTCAGACTCCAGACAGCTTATCGAGAGAAGGCTCGCCTGTTCCCATGGACCCTGATCCCACGCCTGCTCCGGCTCCAGCCATTCAGCCCAAACTAGCAGTCATACAGGAGGCCTGCTTCGCACAGAACGCTCCAG GTTCACCTCTAAACACCCAACCCGTTCTCATCACAGTCCAGCGGCAGCTTCCGCAGACCATCAAACCCGTGACCTACGCTGTGGCCACACCAGTGTCCGCTGCCGCTTCCCAGCAGCCCGTCATGCAGACGCTGCACGTGGTGCATCAGATCCCTGCGGTGTCCATGGCAGCCGTGACCGGACTGTCTACGAGCAACACGCACGTGGCGGAGCCCGTGTTCACCCAGTCCAGCATCGTCACAGCAGGAGCGCACGAGAACGGAGAGCACCAGGAGGTCAAAG TGAAAGTGGAGCCGGTTCCCGCCATCACAGCCTCGTCTATAGGTGGGACGGCTCGTATTCTCCAGACGTCGCAGTCCGGCCCCATACAGACGGTCACTATAGTGGGCCAGCATCAGCTGCCCGTCAAGGCCATCACGCAGAACGGGACGCATGTGGTCACGGCGGTGCAGGGCTCCGGCAGCACGG CGAGTCCGCTGCACATGCTGGCGACGCACGCCTCGGCCTCCGCGTCCCTCCCCACCAAACGGCAGAACGGAGAGCAGGCCGAGCAGCCCGACGCCAAGAGAGTGAAGACCGAAGCCGTGCCCGTCACCGCAGAGAGAGACAAGCAGACTGACACCGACTAG